TACATCCAGAACTTCACAGCCCTGCAGCTGGGAATAGTGGTGCCTGCCGGGCGCCAGGCCACATTTGAGTACTCTTTCATCCCCGCCGAGCCCATGGGTGGGCGCCCCTTCGGCCTGGTTATCAACCTCAACTACAAGGACAGCAACGTAAGTGGGCCTTGGCTCTTGTCTGTGATTAGTCAGCCATTTTGTGATAGGCAATCATTTGTGAAAAAGACTATCAAGAAGGGTCATGGGTGTTGTTTTTCAGTTTCCTTTCTCTTGGCAAGTGTTGAGATATAACAACTTATAGCTGTGAAGCTTCTTTCATTCATTTTATATAGTGGTGTGTGGCTGAAGTCTTTCCTTTGCTTGTGAGGTTGCACTTTCATATGAAATGGGGAAAGATGAATGATAGTTCACTAGCTGGAGGTGATATCTGAGCCTCTCCCTTGCTCCTCTCTCAGGGTAACTTGTTCCAGGATGCAGTGTTCAACCAGACTGTGaccatcacagagagagaggacggactGGACGGAGAGACGTAAGTGAGACTAGATGGGCTAGCCCTGTGTTGGAAGACGTTCAGAAGGGCTAAATGAAACCACTCTATTGGGGATGGCTGCCAAACAAACAGCCGCCACACCAGGTGTCTTAACTCCTCTCTGTTTTCTGTATCTCTAGGATCTTCATGTATGTGTTCCTGTCTGGTTTGGGTCTGCTGGTGGTGGTAGGCCTTCATCAGCTGCTAGAGTCCAGAAAGGTAAAGCTACAAAGCCGACGCCACTGAATGCAGAAGAATAATTAATTAAAGCTGCactatgtaactttttgggtgacctgaccaaattcggATAGAAATTAGTTGTagttctgtcattctcattgaaagcaagtctaagaagcggtagatctgttgtATGTGCActttttctatgcttcccattcttaagttttgtttttgcgtttTCTACTTTCGGTTTTGaacaccagctgaaaatacaatcttTTTGGTTATGGACAATGTATTTCACatcagtttagatggtacaatgattctcaacactatacttgctttttttttttttattacgtgaactgttagaattttagcaaccaggaagtggcggagcgatttctgcgtaGTGCACCTTTAAGCATATTTTTcctttgtttatgtgtgtgcttTCCTCGTTTTTTCGAGAGGGATACGAAGACCGAAAGATATGTACTTTCGGTAGCTTTGCTGAAGCAATACACCATGACGAGATTTACATAGAATGTTGGTAGAGCAGTCCAGAGAGAAAGGAATTAGGAGATGCCTCTTCACATTCAACAGTGGGATTCTCCCAGTTCAGATGATTGTCAGTTGATGAGTCAATGTCCTTTTTTCAGGTTGAACACAGTGAGAGTCAGAAAAGGATTCGAGCTAGTACCACTACTTTTCTGAGGAACATGGAGGTAGACAGGGAAAGAGGCGGGTTCAGTTTCAGCTATTTCGTTGAAAAGCAAGAATGAGGGCAAAATGGATGTAtgctttactactactactactactactactactactactactactactactactactactactactactactactacaactacaacaacatgaataaAAGGCCTAGGGGAGAAAAGGCCATGTGTGTGGAAGATGGGTTTTGGGGATTGTGTTTTGAGAAAGTTCAAGTGTCTAACCCACACTAGAACATTTTAGAAGACTGAGGGGGATAAAGAGTTAATAGTTTGCAAGACAATTTTAGGGTTTTGTTTATGTAGAAGTCTAGTGAAAGTATAAGTTTCGTGGATCCCTCAACGGTTCAGTCACTCTTGTGTTCTCCCCCACCCCGTGCAGAGGAGGCGGCCAGCTGCCAAGGTGGAGATGGGCACTTCTAGCCACAACGATGTGGACATGAGCTGGATTCCCCAGGAGACCCTTAACCAGATCAGTAAGTTCTCACCACTCACTCATCCAACATTATGCTAGCTAGTAGCCACAGGGGAACTAACTGTTTTATGCTAGCCATTAGCCACCGGGGTGCCAGCACCTTCAACAGCTGAGCCTAGGTTACTAACAGTGTAAAGTGAAATATATGGGTATATCTTAGATTGGGCTGCATAAGTgcatgggattttttttttttaagctacAGTGTGTCGTAGAAAATTGCAAGATTACGTTATAATGCTtgtaagattatgttataatgcttgtattacattataatagttgttttattcgacagaatagatataactattgtgtgtgtgttccactgaggatgggcctctatgagatagcactgaccGAGGAGATTTATgctgtctttgggtgataaaacctaaagagcattccagattggatgaggtaatggttctgtgctatgaagtaccaggaacgagattagaacctcgtcttatggaccaaactgagcgataatttatagcgaatgttatctggctaagggatactcctttctcaattataaaggccctttgtgaagagttcctaagatctgtggtttgtcatgtaggttgagaggggtgtatcttggctataaaagatctttgtaattTTCTGTAGTCACTCCCAATGGTTCATTAGAAATGgtgcatcattgaaagtcaaattgctattgcaaagctcttattattaaagatgtcgtttaagtataactctgactggtgtgtgaagtttgtaactctcctcatttggtaatgcagaaatatgccaccacaaGTGTCAAATGAAAAGCTTTTAAGAGGACTGAAGTGTAAGCACATCCTAGCTGCTATGCCCCGTCCTTGCTGTGGTCCTCTTTCTATAGCCTACATGCTCCTCTATTGTGCAATCCCCTCTAGTTCACCAACTGCTGTCAGCTTTGTAACGTTGCAATGTTTCCATAGATGCCTGTTGTCAACTTTGGGGATATTTAACTTTTCTAGAATTCTCTCTGTTTGGCTGGTGTTTCAAAactacctgttctctctctgagCATGGGTtcattctcttttctctctctccctctttccttgtGTCTTCAGTGCAGAGTCGGCGAGGTGAGGCTTCCCTTTCTCTCAGGAGTGAGCGGTAGTAGTTTAGCTAAATGTTAAGTTTGCTCTAGTTGTAGTACTAAAGAACGCATCTGTTTGACTCAACAGTGAATTCAATTAGCATATTCAGAAGCACTGATATCTCAATCATTGATTCATCTTAGTCTCTGTTGTAGCATCTATGGTCAATCAATTGGCTATGGTCACTGACATCAGTCCACAGAGACACTCCTCATAGGTCTGAAAGGGTCAATTTGATATAGACCTAATCACCATATTTGCCTATGTGGAGTTTCTACCATAACTCATCCAATTCTTACAGATCTACAAGCTGCGGCTAGGTGTTGATTTTAGACTGTGCCTATGCAAAAATAATATGATCCAAAGAGTGACATCTAAAAAGGACACCACCTGCAAACCTTCCCTAAACCTCTCCTGTCGTTTCCCCAGACAAGGCTTCCCCCAGACGATCTCCCCGCAAGCGGACACAGAAGCGCTCTGCTGGTTCGGACGAGTGATGGGCCCCCACTGCCCAGTTCTGCCAGTCGCGCCTGATGCAGCCATAGCGCCAACCTTGTCAGCTGGGGAGAGGCAACAGCCTTCTCTCACCAGAAAATCTCTTCACAAGAGGCCGGTTTCTACCGCTAAACTAGACGATAAATACCAAACGGACCTATTTTATTTTGTCGAGGCGTTATTATCACAGGTATTGTGATGAAGAAATGGTTAATTCATTTTGAGTAAGTTTTTGTTAAGATTAAAGCCCTGAAAgatggagatgggagggggggatATTAGAGCTAGGTAAATGATAGTGGGGGATGATAcatttcatgttttttttcttttaggTAATTTTTGGTTGCGATTGCCTTTCATGTTTTTACCTGTGGATATCTTTTTGAGGCAGAATAGTGATTGTTGTTTTTGGTATCCCGGAGAGCCATGATTACACACACCATGTCtgtaagaaaaaaatatatataatgtttTGCACTGGTTAATATCTACACATTTGTGTTTCTGTCACATTGTGCTCTGCTGCTTCGTGGCACAGAGGATGGCTGGCTTCGAATCTTGTCATTTGAAGTGCACTGCCATGTTCGGCCATCTTTCACAGCTTGGATGATTCGGTGAAGACATGAGGACATGGTAAACAGTCTTCTTTTGTCCTCAATGtgcctgtaaaaaaaaatatatacacgttTTGTGTCATTTACTGTAAATTTGCATTCTTTATTCCAAGGCTCGATTTATTTAATCTAAACCTATGAATTCAGTATTTAATTTTAAATCTGAGGATCTGAATAcagcactggtgtgtgtgtgtgtgtgtgtgtgtgtatacactgaTGAGTGCCCTGCAATGCTAATTTAGTTTCTTGACTTGTCTGTGTTTTACAGGGACAGTACATTTACTACTGTACCACAAGGCCCCCCCCATTTCATAAACTTCTGAGAGGGGCTTTGGACTAACTGTTTGGCACTGACTGTCAAATTTGTGAAAACAAATGTTCGCTATAAAATCttccatcccccccccccaaccatcttTCCGTTGTGTGATTCATGGAGCTTTTTATTTACCATTTGAGAATAGATGGATcccaaataaaaaaatgtccccTCTGTATTTGAACTTGTAATGAAAACATATtgtagcaacaacaaaaaaacatttttacgcCACAGTATGAAAGTGTTCATTTTGGACAATGGTGCAGCTTGATGTAGAAAACAGAAAATTAAAGTGGAGATGTATGTGCTTTGtctttatttactgcagtgtgaactaatacatattttgtcttcacTCTTGCTGAACACTCAATGAATTCATTAAGTAATTGATTAGTGTATAAGGGGTAGAGCAATAACCGCACAGCCCGGGATTAAAACAAACAGCACTGTGCAGAAATTGCTTTTAGTCGAACATAACCTTTTTAAAAGTCAAATGCAATGCGATGTTTGTGCATTGTAGTTTGTTTGAACCCTGGGCCTGTATctacaaagcatctcagagtaggagtactgatctgGGATCTGACCagataatcttattcattattatCCTtagagatacactacatgaccaaaagtatgtggacaccttcttgtcgaacatctcattccaaaatcatgggcattaatatggagttggtcacctCTTTActgctaaaacagcctccactcttctgggaaggctttccactagatgttggaacattgttgaggGGACTTAcgtccattcagccacgagtgttagtgaggtcgggcactgatgttggtgtgccaattcatcccaaaggtgttcgatggggttgaagtcagggccagttaagttcttccacaccaatctcgataAACCATTACTATTGAAAGTCAACttatgcatagtgccaactgtgaagtttggtggaggaggaataatggtctggggctgtgtttCATGGTTCAGActaggcccctttgttccagttaagggaaatcttaacactacaacatgaaaTTACAttttagacaattctgtgcttccatgtttgtggaaggccctttcctgtttcagcatgtctatgcccccgtgcacaaagtgaggtccatacagaaatggtttgttgagatcagtgtggaagaacttgactggcctgcacatagtcctgaactcaaccccatcaaacacctttgggatataTTAGCACGCCAACTGCAAACCAGGTCTAACCAGgcctcttgtggctgaatggaagcaagtccccacagcaatgttccaatatctagtggaaagtgttcccagaagattggaggctgttatggcagcaaagggggggaccaactccatattaatacccatgtttttggaatgagatgtttgataagcaggtgtccacatacttttggtcatgtagtgtatctctgGACTTGTGGAATGGTGTGCGTGTATGAAGTGAGTTGTTTATTTGCATATGTCTGTATTTGAGAAATAAAGTGTCAATATGTACAACGTTTAAAATACATTACATCTAAACCACACAAGTataaattatgtattcacaaaATCAAGaatttgtatatacaccatccaccgatacagatacagtagcaatgctagtcaaccctgtcttctgcatttggccacaggttctcatccacatcacatcttATGTCATCTTGGGCAATACACCTAGGAAAGAATATTTTGGCATGCCTGGTCCATCCCTGGCAATCTTCTGCAGATATGTCCAGGCATCCAGCATTCATTGTGTCCAGGAGGGACATTTGATCATGTGGATGAtggtcataaaccttccacctccatgaggAAAATAATTCCTCTATGGGGTTGAGGAGTGGAAAGTAAGGTGGGAGGAAAAGTGACACCATCCTGGGATGGGCTGCAAACCGCTCTGTGACTGCATGGGAGTGGTGAAATGCCACATTGTCCCATACAATTACAAACGTTGGCCGATTCCGCCTCACTGCAACCCTTTCCTCACCTGGCACAACCCTTCCATTGAGGTCATCCAGGAATGAAATGAGACGCTCGGTGTTGTATGGCCCAATTAGAGGTTTGTGTAACAGCAATCCATCAGAGGATAttgctgcacacattgtgatgtcGGCACCCCTCTGGCCCGGGACATCCACTATGGCTCTTTTCCCAATCACATTCCTTACTCACTGCTGTGTTTTGGCCAAGTTGAAACCAGCCTCATCCACAAAGATGTATATGTGGCGTGTTTGCCTGGCTTCAATCTCTATGACTCTCTAAGATAAGGCAATATAAGAGTTAGGGTATTACGGTAGTTTACATTATACCTAAAAACATGCCATTGTGTGCCTCTGCTCGGTTTGGTTTTGTTCAAAACCAGTTCTGTATTTTATAGTcatcttacctggacatattgGTTCCTGAGTTGCTTGACTCGTTCAGAGTTCCTCTCAAAGGGGACAGTGTACAACTGCTTCATCCTGACTTGATGTTGTTTCAGGACTCTAGAAATAGTTATGCTTACATTGTGAATATTTCCAAATATAATGTTGTCTGCCAACCCTTTGTCCCGATTCCCTGTGAGTTTTATGCCATTGCTTCTAATGACCATATCAACGATTGCAGTTtcctgcatagcagtgaaaatcCTACCTCTCCTGCCTGTGGGAGGTAACCATTGGGTCCTaagcagaaatacaaaaacaattacacacaagtgGGTTTGTAGGCTTTGCTCAATTTACTTCTGTAATGTGCAGTTCAGTCAGATGCCCTTGCAGAATGcacatcttacctgttgttttgctGGACATTTCTTACAATAGATGGCACTGTTGATCATTGCTGAtttggctgcactctcagatCAGCCTCTCTCATTGATAGACCATGATTTATTACATGATCAGTTATAGTGGCCCTAATCTCATCTGAGACTACAGCTCTTGATCTTCCTCTCAGTCTTCTTCCACCACGCGTACgtactcctctctactctcccagccactcttcttcctctgtcagccacttctctctctctggctgggtccatgtttacattacagtacagcattattcccaagatgtccccttttgtatagatggtaatgtaattgaaagactaacacctgggtaggtgttcagctacaatgggaatcagctgtggttggtctaattgttttgatagtatttcattttttagatGTGGAATATATTTCAATACGGTATTACTGAAGAAATGTAGCAAATTGCTGTCTTATTCAGTTTTGTGTTATGTTAGGTTTTGAACTtaagtttaacagttt
This region of Salvelinus alpinus chromosome 8, SLU_Salpinus.1, whole genome shotgun sequence genomic DNA includes:
- the LOC139583397 gene encoding translocon-associated protein subunit alpha-like isoform X1; translated protein: MMTFLPKLLLLVLLAFPATIIMKGPLVAAQDATEDEEAADEDAVDDDVNAEDEDDEAEVEDDENTELTEEKEEEEEAVGGDVKASPNADTTILFVKGDDFPANDIVKFLMGFTNKGSDNFVVESLDASFRYPQDFQFYIQNFTALQLGIVVPAGRQATFEYSFIPAEPMGGRPFGLVINLNYKDSNGNLFQDAVFNQTVTITEREDGLDGETIFMYVFLSGLGLLVVVGLHQLLESRKRRRPAAKVEMGTSSHNDVDMSWIPQETLNQIMQSRRDKASPRRSPRKRTQKRSAGSDE
- the LOC139583397 gene encoding translocon-associated protein subunit alpha-like isoform X2 — encoded protein: MMTFLPKLLLLVLLAFPATIIMKGPLVAAQDATEDEEAADEDAVDDDVNAEDEDDEAEVEDDENTELTEEKEEEEEAVGGDVKASPNADTTILFVKGDDFPANDIVKFLMGFTNKGSDNFVVESLDASFRYPQDFQFYIQNFTALQLGIVVPAGRQATFEYSFIPAEPMGGRPFGLVINLNYKDSNGNLFQDAVFNQTVTITEREDGLDGETIFMYVFLSGLGLLVVVGLHQLLESRKRRRPAAKVEMGTSSHNDVDMSWIPQETLNQINKASPRRSPRKRTQKRSAGSDE